A stretch of DNA from Campylobacter concisus ATCC 51562:
ATAGCCAAAACGAAAGAATAAAAAGCTTTATCTCGGCTATGGATATATGAAAATTTTAGCTAGAAAATCTAGCTAAAATTACATTAAGCAAAGTAAGGTTTTATCTGCTCGATCCAAGCTGAAATTCTACCCTCAGTTTTGTCGCTTTGATTGTCAGCGTCAAGCGCTAAACCTACAAATTTTCCATTTTTTACGGCATCAGAGCCATCAAATGTATATCCGTCAGTGCTAACCTCACCAACTACCTTTGCGCCAGCTTTTACGACCTCATCATAAAGCTTTGCCATGCCATTACAGTACTCATCAGAGTAGCTCTCGCTATCACCCATGCCAAAAACAGCGACTGTTTTTCCGCTTAGATTTAGCGCTTTAAAGTCAAACGCATCCCAGTCATCTTGAAGATCGCCACTACCCCAGGTTGATGTACCAAGGATGAGCTTATCAAAGCTATTTAGTTTTGCTGCGTCTACATCGGCAACGTTTAAAAGCTCATTTTCAAGGCCTAGACCCTCACTTATAAGTTTTGCTGCATCTTCGGTATTTCCCATGCTGCTTCC
This window harbors:
- the fldA gene encoding flavodoxin FldA; the encoded protein is MIGIVYGSSMGNTEDAAKLISEGLGLENELLNVADVDAAKLNSFDKLILGTSTWGSGDLQDDWDAFDFKALNLSGKTVAVFGMGDSESYSDEYCNGMAKLYDEVVKAGAKVVGEVSTDGYTFDGSDAVKNGKFVGLALDADNQSDKTEGRISAWIEQIKPYFA